Proteins encoded together in one Deltaproteobacteria bacterium window:
- a CDS encoding purine-nucleoside phosphorylase — MSEDLEYFEKIEEAANFIRSKVNITGSLGMVLGSGLGGFAEGLDNVTSIAYGDIPSFPVSSVSGHAGKLVVGSIGGEEVVVMQGRVHYYEGYSMKEVTFPVRVLAHLGIKTLLLTNAAGTVNEGFKPGDVMVISDHLNLTGDNPLMGPNDDRLGVRFPDMSEIYDREIGKTMQKVAGDTGFELCEGIYAGLSGPSYETPAEIRMLRVLGADAVGMSTVAEAIVAKHGGLRVFGLSVITNYAAGMSSTPLDHQEVKDTGEMVKERLTSFLKSLIAELA; from the coding sequence ATGTCTGAAGATTTAGAGTATTTTGAAAAAATTGAAGAAGCCGCCAATTTTATCCGTTCGAAGGTAAATATCACGGGTTCATTGGGAATGGTTCTGGGGTCAGGTTTAGGCGGTTTTGCCGAGGGCCTCGATAACGTAACCTCGATTGCTTACGGCGATATTCCTTCCTTTCCAGTAAGCAGTGTGAGCGGCCACGCCGGAAAGCTTGTGGTTGGTAGCATCGGCGGCGAGGAAGTCGTGGTGATGCAGGGCCGTGTGCATTATTACGAAGGTTACTCGATGAAAGAAGTGACCTTCCCGGTTCGAGTTTTAGCGCACCTTGGGATCAAGACACTCTTGTTGACCAATGCAGCAGGAACAGTGAACGAAGGTTTTAAGCCGGGCGACGTGATGGTCATCTCTGATCACCTAAACCTTACTGGCGATAACCCTTTGATGGGACCGAACGACGATAGGCTTGGTGTGCGCTTTCCAGATATGTCTGAAATCTACGACCGTGAAATCGGTAAAACGATGCAGAAAGTTGCTGGAGACACTGGCTTTGAACTTTGCGAAGGCATCTACGCGGGCTTGTCTGGACCGAGTTATGAAACTCCTGCCGAGATCCGCATGCTACGTGTTTTAGGAGCCGATGCGGTTGGGATGTCCACGGTTGCAGAAGCAATTGTTGCAAAGCATGGCGGCTTGCGTGTGTTTGGTCTGAGTGTGATCACCAACTATGCAGCAGGTATGTCATCCACGCCGCTGGACCACCAGGAAGTAAAAGATACTGGAGAGATGGTTAAAG